A genomic stretch from Telopea speciosissima isolate NSW1024214 ecotype Mountain lineage chromosome 7, Tspe_v1, whole genome shotgun sequence includes:
- the LOC122668633 gene encoding protein STRICTOSIDINE SYNTHASE-LIKE 10-like, translating to MKIAVVKLKATTSTLTITRSITGVKDDSKFGLLAVGPNGGFATQLVAGVNGVPFLFANGLDIDQNTRIIYFTDSSTRFHKSEYAAIILSGDLTGRLLKYDPSTRIVTVLLGGLAFPNGVVVSHDDIFVLVTETTTSRVLRYWLKGPKATTKDVFIQLPRQPDNIKRNARGEFWVAVNPFQGGPRFMPLPQIPSITYFQAMKLDENGMVIEVFVGNDGSRLEATSEAQENDGNLWIGSIVSSYISVFRI from the exons ATGAAAATTGCAGTTGTAAAACTCAAAGCTACCACAAGCACACTTACAATTACCAGAAGCATTACAGGGGTAAAGGATG ACTCCAAGTTTGGCCTTTTGGCGGTGGGACCTAATGGTGGATTTGCAACTCAACTTGTTGCTGGTGTTAACGGTGTTCCCTTTTTATTTGCTAATGGATTGGACATCGACCAAAACACTAGGATTATTTATTTCACAGATAGTAGTACTAGATTTCATAAAAG TGAATATGCAGCTATAATCCTTAGTGGCGACCTAACAGGGAGACTATTAAAATATGACCCAAGCACCAGAATCGTGACAGTGCTGCTTGGGGGCCTTGCATTCCCAAATGGAGTCGTTGTAAgtcatgatgatatatttgtcCTTGTCACTGAGACGACTACCAGTAGAGTCCTGAGATACTGGCTTAAAGGTCCCAAAGCTACAACCAAGGATGTCTTCATCCAACTCCCAAGACAACCAGACAACATCAAAAGGAATGCAAGAGGAGAATTTTGGGTAGCAGTGAACCCTTTTCAAGGAGGACCACGTTTCATGCCACTCCCACAAATTCCGTCCATCACGTATTTTCAAGCCATGAAGTTAGATGAAAATGGGATGGTTATAGAGGTGTTTGTGGGTAATGATGGAAGCAGATTGGAGGCTACCAGTGAAGCACAAGAAAATGATGGAAATTTATGGATTGGTTCTATTGTTTCCTCTTATATTAGTGTTTTTAGGATTTAG